The Mesorhizobium sp. M1D.F.Ca.ET.043.01.1.1 genome contains a region encoding:
- the rarD gene encoding EamA family transporter RarD yields the protein MVTTTADLDQDARARRGFLLALGAYFLRGLLPFYMKAVAHLPLAEVIANRVVWSVPIAACVLVWAGRTADFKVAIRSPRSIAMAALTAVLISVNWGIYVWAISVGRTVETALGYYINPLVVIVVGAVLLGERLDRLQIVAVALAAIAVTVLTVEAGKLPWVSLALAFSFAAYGFFRKTLPIGPSQGFLLEVLLLSVPALGYIAYLIATGQDHFVSSTATDTALLIGCGPITAVPLLLFAFGARLLRLSTIGIMQYIAPTMVFLIAVLIFDEPFGTTQAIAFALIWTALAMYSWSMFKGREVRQPASSTR from the coding sequence ATGGTCACCACAACAGCCGATCTCGATCAAGACGCCAGGGCCCGCCGAGGGTTCCTGCTGGCGCTGGGCGCCTATTTCCTTCGGGGGCTCTTGCCCTTCTACATGAAGGCGGTGGCGCATCTGCCGCTCGCCGAGGTGATCGCCAACCGCGTCGTCTGGTCGGTGCCGATCGCAGCTTGCGTGCTGGTCTGGGCCGGCCGCACCGCCGATTTCAAGGTGGCGATTCGCTCGCCTCGCTCGATCGCCATGGCGGCGCTGACGGCGGTGCTGATCTCGGTCAACTGGGGCATCTATGTCTGGGCGATCTCGGTCGGCCGCACCGTCGAGACGGCACTGGGCTACTACATCAATCCGCTGGTGGTTATCGTCGTCGGGGCGGTGTTGCTCGGCGAGCGGCTCGACCGCTTGCAGATTGTCGCGGTGGCGCTGGCCGCGATCGCTGTGACGGTGCTCACCGTCGAGGCCGGCAAGCTGCCCTGGGTGTCGCTGGCGCTCGCCTTCTCCTTCGCCGCCTACGGCTTCTTCCGCAAGACCCTGCCGATCGGCCCGAGCCAGGGCTTTCTGCTCGAAGTGCTTTTGCTCTCGGTGCCGGCGCTCGGCTACATCGCCTATCTGATCGCCACCGGCCAGGACCATTTCGTCTCCAGCACCGCCACGGACACCGCGCTGCTGATCGGCTGCGGCCCGATCACCGCGGTGCCGCTGCTGCTCTTTGCTTTCGGCGCGAGGTTGCTGCGCCTCTCCACCATCGGCATCATGCAGTATATCGCGCCGACCATGGTGTTCCTGATCGCCGTGCTGATCTTCGACGAGCCGTTCGGCACCACCCAGGCGATCGCCTTCGCGCTGATCTGGACGGCGCTGGCCATGTACAGCTGGTCGATGTTCAAGGGCCGCGAGGTCCGGCAGCCGGCATCCTCGACAAGGTAA